The genomic interval CCTTTACATCGCCTGCGGTATCTCCGGTGCCATCCAGCATCTTGTGGGTATGATTAATTCAAAATGCATCGTCGCCATCAATAAGGACCCGGAAGCCAATATCTTCAAAGTTGCAGACTATGGCATTGTTGGTGATCTCTTTCAGGTAGTACCGCTGCTGATTGAGGAGTTCAAAAAGGTAAAACAGAGCTGAACGTGCCCAATACCAGACAAACTGACATCACTGCAATCCGGGATATTCTCGAGCGGGTGCTGGATATTTCTGAATCACCGGTGCCCAGGTGCCGGCTCCTGTCGTCCGGGGTCGGACCATCTCATACGCTCAATGTCCGGGAGAATATCACCGGAACCCGCGCCTGCCTGGGGTGTGGCAACTGCATTGATATCTGCTCGTTGCTCGCGCGGGAACCGGCACGGCTTAAACGCACCGCGCAGCGCACAAGTCTGGCACTGGAAACCATGGTGGGCACCGATTGTGACCGCTGTTACCAGTGTGTCCTTTCCT from candidate division WOR-3 bacterium carries:
- a CDS encoding 4Fe-4S dicluster domain-containing protein, yielding MPNTRQTDITAIRDILERVLDISESPVPRCRLLSSGVGPSHTLNVRENITGTRACLGCGNCIDICSLLAREPARLKRTAQRTSLALETMVGTDCDRCYQCVLSCPQVDTTIKHYIVKTRAIEQMKHLLNHLKPNEDYYLDQFYLELNHHE